The Eublepharis macularius isolate TG4126 chromosome 11, MPM_Emac_v1.0, whole genome shotgun sequence genome includes a region encoding these proteins:
- the RAB5A gene encoding ras-related protein Rab-5A, producing the protein MANRGATRPNGPNAGNKICQFKLVLLGESAVGKSSLVLRFVKGQFHEFQESTIGAAFLTQTVCLDDTTVKFEIWDTAGQERYHSLAPMYYRGAQAAIVVYDITNEESFARAKNWVKELQRQASPNIVIALAGNKADLANKRAVDFQEAQSYADDNSLLFMETSAKTSMNVNEIFMAIAKKLPKNEPQNAGANTVRGRGVDLTEPTQPTKSQCCSN; encoded by the exons ATGGCCAACCGGGGAGCAACTAGACCCAATGGGCCCAATGCTGGGAATAAAATATGTCAGTTCAAGTTAGTTCTTCTGGGAGAATCTGCTGTTGGCAAATCAAGTCTGGTGCTTCGCTTTGTAAAAGGCCAGTTTCATGAGTTTCAGGAGAGTACAATTGGAG CTGCTTTTCTAACACAGACTGTGTGTCTTGATGACACAACAGTAAAATTTGAAATCTGGGATACAGCAGGTCAAGAACGGTATCACAGTTTGGCACCAATGTACTATAGAGGAGCTCAGGCAGCTATAGTTGTATATGATATTACCAATGAG GAATCCTTTGCAAGAGCGAAAAATTGGGTAAAAGAACTTCAGAGGCAAGCAAGTCCTAACATTGTAATAGCTTTAGCAGGAAATAAAGCTGATCTAGCTAACAAAAGGGCTGTAGATTTTCAG GAAGCACAGTCTTATGCAGATGACAACAGTTTATTGTTCATGGAGACATCTGCTAAAACATCAATGAACGTAAATGAAATATTCATGGCAATTG CTAAAAAGTTGCCGAAGAATGAACCACAGAATGCAGGGGCCAACAcggtcagaggaagaggagtagATCTTACTGAACCAACACAACCAACTAAGAGTCAATGCTGTAGTAACTAA
- the PP2D1 gene encoding protein phosphatase 2C-like domain-containing protein 1, with protein MTWEMGIEKTASELYKDSTKAVNIDFKKVSHLDVTVLCSICHEAVHIRQLFHHKRAHQAQAVLDYQRPWTETVDLNKLALRQKELILRMINTPKFTEQETHKIRFSFEFLKESLKIAPYFCIDSVQQSSVHIGEVRNPLIKATAICQDRNTFWRSNLEDVFVVLDDYGNRPGTCFFGLFDGSNGISAAETTASELPLLFLDQLSRVDSSYQVSEAEQKVLDSFRTIFRVDYSIREKIFTSKISQTKKYLSNKYKCIHKAYAKSFWRMDRLLQLGRNEVSRIRWSSCSAATCLVEKIMSEKQCQQTQGEKILQRISSENEKIIIKQEELPENISIAQLQEAPLVSSKNTCSIDQEENPLERLNEKEEKTIREDRKCFISNDRLQEEDQLTNSNNFTQPNEQSTGIMHIANIGNVHAVLCKNGESYWLTKEHTTYSTKERKRILQNGGYISPNEPKGLIEGIIRTTRGLGYHGNPQLKKTFIPVPHTISIPVDDSCQFLILASNGLWEVLDKNEVVTLTLIMYSAFLEKYQHAQQQKSSMAKSEKLDSEDFDENFFSWYLKPDFLFSEGDSEEDNLEQTNTEIKSPTSSGSAQKGRIPSDSLVENSREEKLEIPSEAAVEAHIFNEVSSSLDDTEMTSSSSGSQTSSEVIQVIDEHDNVESTNSQESSSQTEETDVMTFYAHAAKYISKHLVKAALRAGSRDNITIWVTLLDGCDKIPTYV; from the exons ATGAcatgggaaatgggaattgaaaagactgcctctgaactttACAAAGATTCCACCAAGGCAGTTAATATTGATTTCAAGAAAGTTAGCCATCTTGATGTTACAGTCCTCTGCTCTATATGCCATGAAGCAGTCCATATTAGACAGCTTTTTCATCATAAACGAGCACACCAGGCACAAGCAGTACTAGATTATCAGCGGCCATGGACTGAGACAGTAGATCTAAACAAATTAGCCCTTCGGCAAAAGGAGCTAATTTTAAGAATGATAAACACGCCTAAATTCACTgagcaagaaacacacaagattcGCTTTTCATTCGAGTTCCTAAAGGAAAGCCTTAAAATTGCACcgtatttttgtattgacagtgtTCAGCAAAGTTCTGTACATATTGGAGAAGTAAGAAACCCACTTATAAAAGCCACAGCAATTTGTCAAGACAGAAATACTTTTTGGCGTTCAAACTTGGAAGATGTATTTGTCGTGTTAGACGATTACGGGAACAGgcctggaacatgtttttttggACTCTTTGATGGAAGCAATGGCATTTCTGCTGCAGAAACCACAGCATCTGAGCTTCCACTTTTATTTCTTGACCAGCTTTCTCGTGTAGATTCCTCCTACCAAGTGAGTGAAGCTGAACAAAAAGTACTAGATTCATTTCGTACCATTTTTAGGGTAGATTATAgcataagagaaaaaatattcacTTCTAAGATAAGCCAGACCAAGAAATACCTGTCAAATAAGTACAAATGTATTCATAAAGCATACGCCAAGTCTTTCTGGCGAATGGACAGGCTTTTACAACTTGGAAGAAATGAAGTTTCCAGGATTCGCTGGAGTAGCTGCTCAGCTGCCACCTGTTTAGTGGAAAAGATAATGAGTGAAAAGCAATGCCAACAAACTCAAGGGGAGAAAATACTGCAAAGGATAAGTAGTGAAAATGAAAAGATCATCATAAAACAAGAGGAGCTGCCTGAAAACATAAGCATCGCACAACTACAAGAAGCTCCACTTGTTAGTAGCAAAAATACCTGCAGTATTGACCAAGAGGAGAACCCACTCGAAAGATTAaatgaaaaagaggaaaaaactatAAGAGAGGATAGGAAGTGTTTTATAAGTAATGATAGGCTCCAGGAAGAAGATCAGCTTACAAACAGTAACAACTTCACACAACCTAATGAACAGAGCACTGGAATAATGCATATCGCTAACATTG GTAACGTTCATGCAGTTTTATGCAAAAACGGGGAAAGCTACTGGCTTACTAAAGAACACACCACATACTCTACAAAAGAAAGGAAGCGCATTCTACAGAATGGAGGATATATCAGCCCTAATGAACCCAAAGGACTGATAGAAGGAATTATTAGAACTACTCGTGGACTCGGCTATCATGGAAACCCacagttaaaaaaaacatttattcctGTACCCCATACAATTTCCATTCCAGTAGATGATTCGTGTCAATTTCTTATTTTAGCTTCTAACGGACTCTGGGAAGTTCTAGATAAAAATGAAGTAGtaacattaacattaattatGTACTCTGCTTTTTTAGAAAAATATCAACATGCACAGCAACAAAAGAGCAGCATGGCTAAAAGTGAAAAATTGGACAGCGAGGATTTTGATGAAAACTTTTTTTCATGGTATTTGAAGCCAGATTTTCTTTTTTCAGAGGGAGATTCGGAAGAAGACAATCTGGAACAGACTAATACAGAGATAAAGTCACCAACAAGCAGTGGCTCAGCACAGAAAGGGAGAATTCCATCAGACTCCTTAGTGGAAAACTCAAGAGAGGAGAAATTAGAGATCCCTTCAGAAGCAGCTGTTGAAGCCCACATATTTAATGAGGTTTCATCATCTTTAGACGACACAGAAATGACCTCATCGAGCTCTGGCAGTCAAACTAGTTCTGAGGTAATACAAGTGATTGATGAACATGACAATGTTGAATCAACCAACAGTCAAGAATCGTCTTCACAAACAGAAGAAACAGACGTTATGACATTTTATGCCCATGCTGCAAAATATATTAGTAAGCATCTTGTAAAAGCTGCACTTAGAGCAGGTTCTCGAGATAACATTACTATTTGGGTAACACTCTTAGATGGATGTGATAAGATACCCACTTATGTTTAG